One Microbacterium sp. No. 7 genomic window carries:
- a CDS encoding sugar ABC transporter substrate-binding protein, translating to MKMKKKVLATLGLMASAAFVMAGCTVGDTGTTGGDQGAGGGESSSNAVFGPSQQIELFEMIDKVDASMEGKRVVFVPILFAGYTLIENWYQSIYLTLTAQGAEVSVIDPNFDTDALVKAVDDVIAKKSADILIVQNPDVGVLQNQIQAAADAGIYTILMNMASNTMGDALIAANQFQAGKDIAERVIADCEAAGGGKAIQLIYGPGNDAVSMQWENAIREVVEPAGFTVRTTSTAWQQSEAQEAASNAIQQYKGELCAIMPAFDLNSIPVGDEVAAAVARGDLAPGEVGVYTFGGDALWCDSLRAGKVTATAAYSVDGLGTAAAAMAQALVQRGEPAGSTPTVAWVPHTIVDATNVDQVSFACYQGLAPGVLD from the coding sequence ATGAAGATGAAGAAGAAGGTCCTGGCCACGCTCGGCCTCATGGCGAGCGCAGCCTTCGTGATGGCCGGCTGCACCGTCGGCGACACCGGCACCACCGGCGGCGACCAGGGCGCCGGCGGCGGCGAGTCGTCGAGCAACGCGGTCTTCGGCCCGAGCCAGCAGATCGAGCTCTTCGAGATGATCGACAAGGTCGACGCCTCGATGGAGGGCAAGCGGGTCGTGTTCGTGCCGATCCTCTTCGCCGGCTACACGCTCATCGAGAACTGGTACCAGTCGATCTACCTCACCCTCACCGCCCAGGGCGCGGAGGTGTCGGTCATCGATCCCAACTTCGACACCGACGCCCTCGTGAAGGCCGTCGACGACGTCATCGCGAAGAAGAGCGCCGACATCCTGATCGTGCAGAACCCCGACGTCGGCGTGCTGCAGAACCAGATCCAGGCGGCGGCCGACGCGGGCATCTACACGATCCTGATGAACATGGCCTCCAACACGATGGGCGACGCGCTCATCGCGGCCAACCAGTTCCAGGCGGGCAAGGACATCGCCGAGCGCGTGATCGCCGACTGCGAGGCCGCGGGCGGCGGCAAGGCGATCCAGCTCATCTACGGCCCCGGCAACGACGCCGTGTCGATGCAGTGGGAGAACGCGATCCGCGAGGTCGTCGAGCCCGCCGGCTTCACCGTCCGCACGACGAGCACCGCCTGGCAGCAGTCGGAGGCGCAGGAGGCCGCGTCCAACGCGATCCAGCAGTACAAGGGCGAGCTGTGCGCGATCATGCCGGCGTTCGACCTCAACTCGATCCCCGTCGGCGACGAGGTCGCCGCGGCCGTCGCCCGGGGCGACCTGGCACCCGGCGAGGTCGGCGTGTACACCTTCGGCGGCGACGCCCTGTGGTGCGACTCGCTCCGTGCGGGCAAGGTGACCGCGACCGCCGCCTACAGCGTCGACGGCCTGGGCACCGCGGCGGCCGCGATGGCGCAGGCGCTCGTGCAGCGCGGCGAGCCCGCCGGCTCCACGCCCACCGTGGCCTGGGTCCCCCACACGATCGTGGATGCCACGAACGTCGACCAGGTCTCGTTCGCCTGCTACCAGGGCCTGGCTCCGGGCGTTCTCGACTAG